The Lachnospiraceae bacterium KM106-2 nucleotide sequence TCTCAGTTGGTGGTATCTTAAAAGCTATTCACGGAAACTTAAGAATTGGTAAATCAGGTTACTTCTTAACAGAAGCCTGCGAATACACAAATAGCTTCTTAAAGTTCAATCCTTTTATTAGTGTTATTTTGAATATCGAAGAAGATCACTTAGATTTCTTTAAAGACATCAATGATATTCGTCATTCCTTCCGAGAATTCGCAAAGCGTCTTCCAAAGAACGGATTACTTATTATTAATGATGCAATTGAAAATCATCATGAAATTTATGAAGGATTAGAATGCAACGTTAAAACATTTGGCCTAAACAAAGATACTTGTAATTACGCAGCACAAAATATTACATTCAATGATAAAGGGTTCGGAGAATATGACTTATACATTGATGGAAAATTTGAATCTCACATAGAACTTAGCGTAGTAGGTGAACATAACATCCTAAATTCACTATCCGCTATTGCAGTAGGTATTCAATTAGGTGTCAGCGTACAAACAATCCAAGCTGGTTTAATTCATTTCCACGGAACAGATCGTCGTTTTGAATATAAAGGCGAAGTAAATGGAATAACTATTATTGATGATTATGCTCATCATCCAACTGAAATTGAAGCAACTTTGAAAGCAGCTGCAAGTTATCCACACAAAGAATTATGGTGCGCTTTCCAACCACATACTTATACAAGAACAAGAGCATTCTTAAAAGATTTTGCAAAAGCCTTAAGCCATGCAGACAAAGTAATCTTAGCCGACATTTATGCAGCACGTGAGAAAGATCCTGGTGATATTTCTTCTCGTGACTTACTAAATGAGTTAAAGAAATTAGGAAAAGAAACTTATTACTTCCCAACATTTACAGAAATGCAAGACTTTATTAAAGCTAACTGTAAAAACGGTGACCTGTTGATAACTATGGGCGCTGGAGACATTGTATCTGTTGGTGAAAACTTATTAAAATAAATTTTATCCACATTATCCACAACCTTATCAACAACCTTTTTGTGATTCGGTTGTGGATTTTTTATTATCTATTATCCGCTGTCTTTCATACCTGCGTCATATTAATGTTGCTTATTTTATAAGCATTATCATGATTTTAGTATCAGGTTGATACTTTAACTTCTTAAATCTTGTCCACTTTATCCACAATTTCCACAACAGTTATTCACATGATAACTAACAATTCCTCTATTTCAATCCGCTCTGAACTATGTTATAATGATGGGTACGGAAATAACATAATTATTATTGTTGTGAATCGGAAAAACTGTTAATGAAACATTCAATTATAGGGAGGAAACATGAGTGCTATTACTTTAAGTACTAATCAAATCAATCAAGTGACAATTATATCGAATATCTTTATCGACGAATATATGCCAGGCGCGAATGGTTCTTACGTCAAAGTCTATTTATATCTTCTACGTTGTATTTCTAATAACTACGACAATCTCAGCATTGAAATGTTAGCAGATCATCTTGATAATACTGAAAAAGATATTGAACGTGCATTAAACTATTGGGAGAAACTTGGCCTAATTACTCTTTTTCGAGATGGAGAAAATCAACTAATCGGAATTAACATTAATAATATTGAAGATATGCAAAAGGATCCTGTTCCAACTATTCCTGCTGTTGAACCAACTCCTGTTGTTCAAGATCTATATAAGAATGTTTCAACTCCAGTTAAACAATCTTTAGATCAATTTGATAAGCCAACCTATTCTCAAGCACAGATCGATGCAATGCTTAGTCATGATGAGATTCAGTTCCTCATGAATGTAATTGAGCGTTATCTTGAGAGATTACTAAAACCAAATGAAATACAATTAATTCTATATTTATATGAAAGTGTCGGTTTCTCAGCTGAACTTATTATGTATTTATATGAGTACTGTATTTCCAAAGATAAAAAGAGCTCATCTTATATTGAAGCAGTTGCTTTATCTTGGGCAAACGAAGGAATCGATACGGTAGAAAAGGCCGAGAATTCTACTACCATTTATAATACTAACTACCAGGCAATCAACAAAGCATTCGGCTTAAATCGAGCTCCTGGCAGTGTAGAAAAACAATTTATCAACAAGTGGTTTAATACCTACCACTTCTCTATTGATATCATTGTGGAAGCTTGTAATCGTACTATTCTCCGTGTGGGAAAGCCTGACTTTAAGTACGCTGATAAGATACTTGAAAATTGGTCAAAGCAAAAGGTACGAAATCTACAGGATATTACAAAACTAGATCAAGAACATGCCAAACATGTTAATATTAATAAAAACAAAGTTCCAATCCAAACACAGACAAGACCTTCTAATAATAAATTCACTGCCTTTGCGCAACGTAGTTATACAAAAGAAGACTTTTCAAAGATGGAACAGCACTTGCTAAACAAAAAATAGGATGGTGTTATTATGAACTTAACTAACTCTCAATATAATTCGATTTTAAGAGAATATGATAATAAGCGTTTAGAAGACAAGCACATTCTAGATATGAGAACAAAAGAGATTTACGCTAAAATACCTGCGGTCAAAGAGATTGATAATGAGATCATCACCAACTCAATCGCTCATGCTAAACAAGCAATCTTTGGAGATAATGATGCGGTCAAGGAACTTGAAGCTAGCAATCTGGATCTATCTATGCAGAAAGCAGAACTTCTTATAGCAAATGGATACCCTGGTGATTACCTATCTCCTGTGTATCAGTGTAAAGATTGTAAAGATAGTGGATTTATCGGTAATGAAAAATGCCACTGCTTTAAAAAGGCTATTGCAGAACTTGTGTATTCTCAGTCTACGATACAATCAGTTGTTCAGCTTGAAAACTTTAGAGCCTTTCGATATGACTATTACTCGAAAGAGCTCCCACAAGATGGTACTGGTCCAAGCCCTTATGAAAATATCGTAAAAGTAGTAAAGACGTGTGAGAATTTTATCCGTCATTTTAATACCTCTTATGAGAACCTTGTGATCTACGGAAATGCAGGTGTTGGCAAGACATTTCTCTGTAACTGTATTGCTAAAGAGTTGTTAGATACTTCTCACTCTGTAATCTATCTTACCTCTTACCAATTATTTGATATTTTAGCTAAAAGTAAATTTAACAAAAATACAGATAATACTAATATGAAAGATTACGATTCCTACTCGGATTATTTAATGGAGTGTGAATTATTGATCATCGATGATCTAGGGACCGAAATGAATAATAGTTTCGTATCATCACAGCTTTATAATTTAATAAACGAACGTCATTTAAAACAACTTTCTACCATTATTTCGACTAATTTCACATTGGACGAATTATACCAGACTTATAGCGAACGAATATTTTCAAGATTAACCGGGAATTATACATTTCTAAACATTTTCGGAGATGATATTCGTTACAAAAAGCATTTCTTATAATCGTTATTTTTTACTTCAATCGTATCGATTGTACTTATTTTAGACCTATTTATGCCTTGACTTACTATATCGATAATGGTATAAACATTATTGGACATTGTTACCAATGAATAGTTATAATAGATGGAGGAGACATTCATGTCACAAGATGAAAAAATTTTCGAAACAATTCCTGTCGGTAAATTAGGTATTATTGCTCTTGAAAGCAGCAAGTCACTTGGAGCAAAAGTAAATGATTACATTGTTCGTTGGAGAAAAGATCGCGAAAGCGAACACTCAGGAAACATAGTATTTTCCGGATACAAGAAAGACTCTTACTTAGTAGATGCATGTTGTCCTAGATTTGGTTCTGGGGAAGCTAAAGGTTCTATTCGTGAGTCTGTACGTGGTACTGATTTATATATCTTAGTAGATGTTTGTAACTATAGTTTAACTTATTCCTTATGCGGAAACACTAATCATATGTCTCCAGATGACCATTATCAAGATCTTAAGAGAATTATCGCCGCTGTTGGTGGTAAAGCTCGTAGAATTACAGTTATCATGCCTTTCCTATACGAAGGAAGACAACACAAACGTAGCTCTAGAGAATCTTTAGACTGTGCTCTTGCACTTCAGGAATTAACAGATATGGGTGTTGAAAGTATTATAACATTTGATGCTCATGATCCTCGTGTTCAGAACTCCATTCCGCTTAAGAGCTTTGAAACTATCATGCCAACTTACCAATTTATCAAAGCATTATTAAAGAATGTTCCTGATATTAAAATGGATTCAAAACACATGATGGTTGTCAGCCCTGATGAAGGTGCTATGGGAAGAGCCGTTTACTTTGGTAACGTAATGGGCGTAGATGTAGGTATGTTCTACAAACGTCGCGACTACACTAAGATCGTTGATGGAAGAAACCCTATCGTTGCTCATGAATTCTTAGGTACTGATATCGAAGGTAAAGATGTTATCATTATTGATGATATGATTTCCTCTGGTGAAAGTATGTTAGATGTTGCTGCTGAATTAAAACGTAGAAAAGCTGGCAGAATCTTTATTGCCGCTACATTTGGTTTATTCACAAATGGTACTGAGAAGTTCGATCAAGCATATAAAGATGGTTTATTCTATCGAATTTTAACTACAAATCTTGTATATCAATCAGAAGATCTCTTATCAAAAGAATACTATATTAATGTTGACATGAGCAAATATATCGCTTTATTGATCGATACATTAAATCATGATAATTCAATTAGTGATTTATTAAGTCCTACTGAAAGAATTCAAAATGTATTAAGTAAATATGGTCAAATCTAATTAAATAAATAAAAGCCTCATAACTAAAGTTATGAGGCTTTTTTGTTTCTATCTATTGATTTGGTGTATCGGTATCTGGAACCTGCTGATTTTGATCATTTACAACTGGCGGATCAGTTACTGCTGGTGGTGCAGTCACCACTGGAGCTTGTGTCGGTGCCTGAG carries:
- a CDS encoding UDP-N-acetylmuramate--alanine ligase, with protein sequence MSGFAELLHSAGFTISGSDMKETQITKHLETIGINILYGQSSKNITKNINLVVYTAAISEDNPEFMAAKEQNIPMIDRAEMVGQVMKNYKTPIAVSGTHGKTTTTSMISHLLLEADLDPTISVGGILKAIHGNLRIGKSGYFLTEACEYTNSFLKFNPFISVILNIEEDHLDFFKDINDIRHSFREFAKRLPKNGLLIINDAIENHHEIYEGLECNVKTFGLNKDTCNYAAQNITFNDKGFGEYDLYIDGKFESHIELSVVGEHNILNSLSAIAVGIQLGVSVQTIQAGLIHFHGTDRRFEYKGEVNGITIIDDYAHHPTEIEATLKAAASYPHKELWCAFQPHTYTRTRAFLKDFAKALSHADKVILADIYAAREKDPGDISSRDLLNELKKLGKETYYFPTFTEMQDFIKANCKNGDLLITMGAGDIVSVGENLLK
- a CDS encoding DNA replication protein DnaC, producing MNLTNSQYNSILREYDNKRLEDKHILDMRTKEIYAKIPAVKEIDNEIITNSIAHAKQAIFGDNDAVKELEASNLDLSMQKAELLIANGYPGDYLSPVYQCKDCKDSGFIGNEKCHCFKKAIAELVYSQSTIQSVVQLENFRAFRYDYYSKELPQDGTGPSPYENIVKVVKTCENFIRHFNTSYENLVIYGNAGVGKTFLCNCIAKELLDTSHSVIYLTSYQLFDILAKSKFNKNTDNTNMKDYDSYSDYLMECELLIIDDLGTEMNNSFVSSQLYNLINERHLKQLSTIISTNFTLDELYQTYSERIFSRLTGNYTFLNIFGDDIRYKKHFL
- a CDS encoding ribose-phosphate pyrophosphokinase — encoded protein: MSQDEKIFETIPVGKLGIIALESSKSLGAKVNDYIVRWRKDRESEHSGNIVFSGYKKDSYLVDACCPRFGSGEAKGSIRESVRGTDLYILVDVCNYSLTYSLCGNTNHMSPDDHYQDLKRIIAAVGGKARRITVIMPFLYEGRQHKRSSRESLDCALALQELTDMGVESIITFDAHDPRVQNSIPLKSFETIMPTYQFIKALLKNVPDIKMDSKHMMVVSPDEGAMGRAVYFGNVMGVDVGMFYKRRDYTKIVDGRNPIVAHEFLGTDIEGKDVIIIDDMISSGESMLDVAAELKRRKAGRIFIAATFGLFTNGTEKFDQAYKDGLFYRILTTNLVYQSEDLLSKEYYINVDMSKYIALLIDTLNHDNSISDLLSPTERIQNVLSKYGQI